The nucleotide sequence GTTCTGTCCCGTCTTTTTCGACGTTTGTTGCTCGAGGAGTTGAAGATCGCATCCGAGGTCGGTGCGCTTTTTCGGCGATTCGCGCAGCTTTCAAAGCCCGCAAACTTCAAACGCATGCTTGCCGAAAGCCGGGGCGTCGAGTGGGTCGTCTATTCCAAGCCGCCTTTTGCGGGCTCGCAGCAGCTGGGGGCAAAGGCCGAACGACCCGTCGATGCGTTGTGGAACCCGGTCGGCGAAATCGTCAAACTCTTCGAGCCGCAGGAATGTGCAAACTACTTCGCCGCAGCAGGATATGACCCCGATTCAAACGGACGGGCTCTAGCTGCTTTCCCTTTTCGTGGTGGCTGCCGTCGCAGAATTGGCCAACGTCTCCTTTGGAAAGAAGATGTCGATCTCGGTAAGAAGCTGCAGCTCGTGACTCGTCTCACTCTGAGTAGGAATCGTGAAGAGAAGGGTAGGTCGCCCGTCTGGAAAGACGAGTTGATGAAGCTGCGGTCGAAGGCCGCGGAAGAGCAGCTCTTGATAGAGAAACAGCTCGATGGGCGTCTGAGCTCCCCAGGTCCTATCTGTCACGCGGCATACAGGTTCCGCAGGGAGAGTGCCTGCCACCGCCTCAAGGACGCCGCCACGTTGAGAGGGGCGGCTGTTTGCGACTCAAATCGGAAATTAGCGCTGAGCGCTTTTCCGATCTGATCCTTCGGGCAATTCATCTAGCCAGCATGCGCCCTCGATGTACGGCCGAGAAAAAATATTTCCGATCTTTTCCGGAGCTTTGTTTTGATGATATCGCATATAGACGCGGTCATCAGCTCCAATGTCGAGGATCTCGATTTTTCCTGTGTAATGCGACATGATGTATTTGAATGTCTTTTGGATTCCGCTCAGGCGTTGGTTGATGCCGTGCGTTATCTCTAGTCCGCGGCGCAGTGGAACCTGAAAATGCGATGCCCCTTTCACCGGCCTGCCTTGAAAGAGGTAATAAGGGCGGATGCCCATTTGGTGACATTTGGCGAAGGTCGCAGCCAAGATCTCGGGATCATCGTTGACTTTCGCGAGAAGCACGGATTGATTGAGAAACTGCACACCACGCGCGCGTAACGAGAGAATGTTACGCTCCGCATCGACCGAGATTTCGCCAATATGATCAAAATGTGTGACGATTACTGCCGCCTTACGCGCCTCACTGATCCGTTGGAAGAACGCCACTAGAGTGGGATCCTCGAACCTTTCAGGCGC is from Rhizobium gallicum bv. gallicum R602sp and encodes:
- a CDS encoding KamA family radical SAM protein, with amino-acid sequence MSAPPSGSSGRRPASEVINFIEGARVLTAGELEAHSITRYRVTRSYREQIINSGYHEQLKFIVEPSFEEFESPGNLDTSGEHDNTVVPGFQHKYAQTGLLLATDRCASYCRYCFRKRIVGKDSDEIAADLGQIARYIGGHPEMTNVLVSGGDPFVLSTGRLHAILDHLLPFPHLDSIRFGTKMLAYAPERFEDPTLVAFFQRISEARKAAVIVTHFDHIGEISVDAERNILSLRARGVQFLNQSVLLAKVNDDPEILAATFAKCHQMGIRPYYLFQGRPVKGASHFQVPLRRGLEITHGINQRLSGIQKTFKYIMSHYTGKIEILDIGADDRVYMRYHQNKAPEKIGNIFSRPYIEGACWLDELPEGSDRKSAQR